Proteins from a genomic interval of Heptranchias perlo isolate sHepPer1 chromosome 19, sHepPer1.hap1, whole genome shotgun sequence:
- the kcng1 gene encoding potassium voltage-gated channel subfamily G member 1: MTLLAGDSSDYDYSALSCASENSFNQTIYNETQTLKGVFYNRAHLVHPQEDLYGSTFPEDRKHHVIINVGGIKYLLPWTTLDDFPLTRLGQLRFCHSFDEIMKICDDYDVTCNEFFFDRNPGAFRTILTFLRAGKLRLLREMCALSFQEELLYWGIEDDNLEWCCRRRYLQKIEQFAEMNAIEEDLAEGEKLCDFVEPSRCNRFMTQLRDMVENPQSGLPGKIFACLSVIFVTITVVNLSISTMPDLRAEEDKGECSQKCYNIFIVETVCVGWFSLEFVLRFIQARSKFVFLRTPLNIIDMIAILPYYITLLVDTTSVENGKPGAGSSYLDKVGLVLRVLRALRILYVMRLARHSLGLQTLGLTARRCTREFGLLLLFLCVAIALFSPLLYLIENEMSGSQEFTSIPACYWWAVITMTTVGYGDMVPRSIPGQVVALSSILSGILLMAFPVTSIFHTFSRSYVELKQEQQRDQRRLQFMIKSKSQMGNIS; this comes from the exons ATGACTCTGCTGGCAGGAGACAGTTCGGACTATGATTACAGCGCCCTCAGCTGTGCCTCTGAAAACTCCTTTAATCAAACAATCTATAATGAAACGCAGACTCTGAAAGGTGTGTTCTACAATAGAGCTCACCTAGTTCACCCTCAAGAAGACTTGTATGGCAGTACATTCCCAGAGGATCGCAAACACCACGTTATAATAAATGTCGGGGGGATAAAATACTTATTGCCATGGACCACGCTCGATGACTTTCCTTTAACGCGTCTGGGACAGCTCCGAttttgccacagctttgatgaAATAATGAAAATTTGTGATGATTACGATGTGACCTGCAATGAGTTTTTCTTTGATCGTAACCCAGGTGCCTTTAGGACGATTTTGACTTTCCTGAGGGCTGGGAAGTTGAGACTTTTGAGGGAAATGTGTGCCCTTTCTTTCCAAGAGGAATTGTTGTACTGGGGCATTGAAGATGACAATCTGGAATGGTGCTGTCGTCGCCGATACCTGCAGAAAATCGAACAATTTGCAGAAATGAACGCTATTGAGGAAGATCTGGCAGAGGGTGAAAAGCTGTGCGATTTTGTAGAGCCGTCGAGATGTAACCGCTTCATGACACAACTCAGGGATATGGTGGAAAACCCTCAGTCAGGACTCCCAGGAAAAATCTTTGCCTGCCTCTCCGTTATATTTGTGACAATTACTGTAGTTAATCTATCCATCAGTACCATGCCTGACCTCAGAGCAGAAGAGGATAAA GGTGAATGCTCCCAGAAGTGTTACAACATTTTCATCGTGGAAACTGTCTGTGTAGGTTGGTTTTCTCTGGAGTTTGTATTGCGTTTCATACAGGCTCGCAGCAAATTTGTTTTCCTGAGGACCCCGCTAAATATTATTGACATGATAGCCATCTTGCCCTATTACATCACCCTTCTGGTGGACACCACATCAGTGGAGAATGGAAAACCTGGAGCAGGAAGCAGTTACCTCGACAAGGTGGGCCTGGTTCTGCGAGTCCTCCGTGCCTTGAGGATTTTGTACGTAATGCGCCTTGCCAGGCACTCCTTGGGACTGCAGACACTGGGGCTAACAGCTCGCAGATGTACACGTGAATTTGGTCTCCTCCTTTTGTTCTTGTGTGTAGCCATTGCACTCTTCTCCCCATTGCTCTATCTTATTGAGAATGAAATGTCTGGATCACAGGAGTTCACAAGCATACCAGCATGTTACTGGTGGGCAGTTATCACCATGACAACGGTGGGCTATGGAGACATGGTGCCACGAAGCATCCCAGGCCAAGTGGTAGCACTAAGCAGCATTTTGAGTGGCATTCTTCTCATGGCCTTTCCTGTAACCTCCATCTTTCACACCTTCTCTCGCTCATATGTGGAGTTAAAGCAAGAACAGCAAAGAGATCAAAGAAGATTACAGTTCATGATTAAATCTAAATCACAGATGGGCAATATTTCGTAA